The Longimicrobiaceae bacterium genomic sequence ACTCGCTGCACGCGCGGAGACGATCCAGCAGAGCGAGCCATCGTCCCTTTCGGTGTATACGACGGACAGCAGCTCTATGCCTGCTTCTTTATCCCAGGGAGGCCCGAAGGCCTGCCATCTCTCTTCCCCCTGCCGGTCGGCGCGCCTCCGGTAGAAGGGCACGCGGCCGAAGAAGAAGCGCGCGACATCGGCGAAATCGATTCCGCGCTCTTCGAGGGTCCGGAGACGCTTCGCTTCATCCCAGTCGAACGCCTCATAGGACCCGCTGAATTCCTGAAGTCCGGGATTCATTCCGGTCTGTCGTAGATACAAATCCGATCAGGAAGAGATCCCCGGCTCAGTTGCTTCCCCTGCGCGCGCCGTTCGGGCCGGCGGAGAAGCGCCCGACCGCCTGCAGCTCGCCGCGCGTGCGGCGCATCGCCGCCAGCGTCTCGTCGCGCTCTACCCTGAGCCGCTGCGCCTCCTCCCGCAGGGCGGCCGTGGTGCGCTGCACCGCCTCCGTGCTCTGCCGCAGGCCGTCCAGCGCCGCCAGCGCGGCGCGGAGCCGCTTCACCTCGGCCACGAGCCGCGGAACGTCCGTCCGCGCGTGCGAGATGAAGCGGGCGTCCCGGGGCTGGATCCCCGCGGAGATCATCCCCTCGTAGCTCTCCACCACCAGCTCGCGGGTGGCCGCGCTGGAGATGGTGCGCCACCGGGACGCCGGCCGCGCCGCGTCGGTGACCACCCGGTGCACGTGGTACACGGCCCCGAAGCGGTCGCGCTCCAGGGCGACGGGGGCTTCACCACTCTGCGCGCATTGATAGCACCGCCCCACCGGGAGGAAGGAAAAGGGTCCCTCGCCGGGCCGGACGCCCTCGTTGACGCCGAAGCGCTCGTAGCGCACCCCGGCCTCCCAGGGCCCGGGCGTGGCGCGCTCGGCCCGCTGCTCGATCTCTTCCAGCTCGTCGTCGGTCAAGGGCCTGTGCATCCTGGGCTCGTGCGGGTGGATGGACGTTTGCGGGGTTCGCCGCGGCGCGCCCGCGAGAATCGCGCCTCCCGTGGAGTGTGGCGCATGAGGAGCGGCGCGGCGGATGGCACGCGGAGTGCCCCGCCGGCCCCGCGGACCCCGAGCGGAGCGACGCGATGCTGGCACGGCTGACGATGGTCTGGGTGAAGGTGCGGGACAGCCTGTGGTTCCTCCCGGGCGTCCTCACCCTGGCGGCCGCCGGCATTGCGGTGGCGCTCACCGAGGCGGAGCGGGGCGGGGATCTGCTCCCGGAGCTGGGCCCCTCCTGGATCTTCGCCGGGCGCGCGGAGGGGGCGCGGGGGGTGCTCAGCGCCATCGCCGGGGGGCTCATCACGGTGACGGGCGTGGTCTTCTCCGTGACCATCGTGGCGCTGCAGCTCGCGAGCAGCCAGTTCACCCCCCGCGTGCTCCGCAACTTCACGGCGGACCGCGCCAACCAGCTCGTGCTGGGGGTGTTCATCGGCACCTTCGCATACACCATCCTGGTGCTCCGCACCATCTACGGCGGCGCGGACGGGGAGGAGGGGTTCGTCCCCCGGGTGGCGGTGACGGGGGCGGTGCTGCTGGTGATGGTGAGCATCGGCTGCCTGATCTTCTTCATCAGCCACGCGGCGCGCTCAATCCAGGTGTCGGCCATCCTGGACCGCGTGGCGATGGAGACGCTGCGCGACGTGCAGCGCCTCTTCCCCGACCAGGTGGGGCACGCGGACGAGGTGGAGGTCCCGGACCCCCGCCCCCCGGAGCACGACTCCGCACCCGTGACGGCGGCGGAGTCCGGCTACCTCCAGGCGGTGGACTCGGCGGCGCTGTTCCAGCTCGGGGAGCGTGGGGGGCGGGTGATCGCCATGGTGCCGCAGATGGGGGACTTCGTGGTCGCGGGGGAGGCGCTCGCCTCGGTAGCGCCCCCGGAGGCGGTGGACGACGAGCTGGTGGCGGGGGTCCGCACGGCCTTCGTGCTGGGGCCGGAGCGCACGCCGGAGCAGGACGTGGAGTTCGGGATCATCGAGATCTCGGACATCGCGGTGAAGGCGCTCTCGCCCGGGATCAACGACCCGACCACCGCCATGCACTGCATCGACCGCCTGGGCGAGATCCTGCTGGCCTTCGGGGCGCGCCGGCCGCCGCGGGCGCGCCGGACGGAGCACGGCGTGGTGCACTTCATCGCCCGCTACACCACCTTCGAGCGGGCGCTGGGCCTTGCCTTCGACCAGATCGCCCACTTCGGCGCCTCGAACCCGGCCATCCCCAAGCGGCTGCTGAACGTGCTGGGGAAGCTCGAAGCGCTCCTCCCGGAGCGGCACCACGGCACCGTTCGGGCGCAGGTGGACGCCGTCCTCCGCCTCTCGCGCGGCGCGCTGGACGACCCGGCCCACGCTGCGGCCGTGGAGCGGGCCGCCGGACCCGCCCAGCGTGCCGAGGGTGCAGATCTTGCGCCGCGCGGAGACTGAGCCCGCCGGTACTTTCCCCGCGGCACGGAGTTC encodes the following:
- a CDS encoding BrnT family toxin translates to MNPGLQEFSGSYEAFDWDEAKRLRTLEERGIDFADVARFFFGRVPFYRRRADRQGEERWQAFGPPWDKEAGIELLSVVYTERDDGSLCWIVSARAASAKERENYHAELQAR
- a CDS encoding DUF2254 domain-containing protein, producing the protein MLARLTMVWVKVRDSLWFLPGVLTLAAAGIAVALTEAERGGDLLPELGPSWIFAGRAEGARGVLSAIAGGLITVTGVVFSVTIVALQLASSQFTPRVLRNFTADRANQLVLGVFIGTFAYTILVLRTIYGGADGEEGFVPRVAVTGAVLLVMVSIGCLIFFISHAARSIQVSAILDRVAMETLRDVQRLFPDQVGHADEVEVPDPRPPEHDSAPVTAAESGYLQAVDSAALFQLGERGGRVIAMVPQMGDFVVAGEALASVAPPEAVDDELVAGVRTAFVLGPERTPEQDVEFGIIEISDIAVKALSPGINDPTTAMHCIDRLGEILLAFGARRPPRARRTEHGVVHFIARYTTFERALGLAFDQIAHFGASNPAIPKRLLNVLGKLEALLPERHHGTVRAQVDAVLRLSRGALDDPAHAAAVERAAGPAQRAEGADLAPRGD